One Serpentinicella alkaliphila DNA segment encodes these proteins:
- the panD gene encoding aspartate 1-decarboxylase has product MLLNMFKSKLHRATVTQADLNYVGSVTIDEDLMDLANILPNEKVQIVNNNNGARLETYVIKGPRGSKMVCLNGAAARLVQPGDKVIILAYTWLSEEEARKHEPRVVILGENNEVESVDYKEFHSTKL; this is encoded by the coding sequence ATGCTATTAAATATGTTTAAATCTAAACTTCACAGAGCTACAGTTACACAAGCAGACCTGAACTATGTAGGTAGTGTTACGATTGATGAAGATTTAATGGACTTGGCAAATATTTTGCCTAATGAAAAAGTTCAAATTGTAAATAATAACAATGGTGCAAGACTTGAAACATATGTTATTAAGGGACCTAGAGGAAGCAAAATGGTTTGCCTAAATGGGGCTGCAGCAAGATTAGTTCAACCTGGAGATAAAGTAATCATTCTTGCTTACACTTGGTTAAGTGAGGAAGAAGCAAGAAAGCATGAACCTAGAGTTGTAATACTTGGTGAAAATAACGAGGTTGAATCAGTAGATTATAAAGAATTCCATAGTACTAAATTATAA
- the panC gene encoding pantoate--beta-alanine ligase, whose protein sequence is MIQIVSTVEEVRNIVKAEKAKGKSIGFVPTMGFLHEGHVSLIKKAKEENDFVVVSIFVNPTQFGPNEDYSIYPRDLDRDSKLSEHGGADLIFHPTVDIMYPKGSKTTVEVSDITERLCGASRPGHFKGVTTVVTKLFNIVAPHRAYFGEKDAQQLTVLQKMVKDLNVDIEIVPCPIVREEDGLAMSSRNVNLTSEDRKAALVLSRSLRTAKEKILQGEKNVGTIQSLIKSIIEEEPLVAIDYIEIVDGYTLEPIEAVNGKVLIALAAKVGKVRLIDNVIMEG, encoded by the coding sequence ATGATTCAGATAGTTTCTACAGTAGAAGAAGTACGTAATATTGTAAAAGCTGAAAAAGCTAAAGGTAAGTCAATCGGATTTGTACCAACAATGGGATTTTTACATGAAGGTCATGTTTCACTAATTAAAAAGGCGAAAGAAGAAAATGACTTCGTTGTAGTTAGTATTTTTGTAAATCCAACTCAATTTGGTCCAAATGAAGATTATAGTATTTATCCAAGAGATTTAGATAGAGATTCGAAACTATCTGAACATGGTGGAGCAGATTTAATATTTCATCCAACGGTAGATATAATGTATCCGAAGGGGTCAAAAACTACTGTTGAAGTTAGTGATATTACTGAAAGACTATGTGGTGCATCGAGACCAGGACATTTTAAAGGCGTTACAACTGTTGTTACAAAATTATTTAACATAGTTGCGCCTCATAGAGCATATTTTGGTGAAAAGGATGCACAACAGCTTACTGTACTACAAAAGATGGTGAAGGATTTAAACGTAGATATTGAAATTGTACCGTGTCCAATTGTACGTGAAGAAGATGGCCTGGCAATGAGTTCTAGAAACGTTAATTTAACTTCTGAGGACAGAAAGGCAGCTCTTGTATTATCAAGAAGTTTGAGGACTGCTAAAGAAAAAATATTGCAAGGTGAAAAAAATGTTGGTACAATACAATCATTGATTAAATCTATTATTGAAGAAGAGCCACTAGTAGCTATAGATTATATAGAAATTGTTGATGGATACACGCTAGAACCAATTGAAGCAGTAAATGGAAAAGTGTTAATTGCTTTAGCGGCTAAGGTAGGGAAAGTTAGACTAATAGATAACGTTATAATGGAGGGATAA
- the panB gene encoding 3-methyl-2-oxobutanoate hydroxymethyltransferase: MNRFTTASFIKAKKDGDKISMLTAYDYSMAKLIDEAGVDSILVGDSMGMVVLGYENTLQVTVDDIIHHTKAVARGAKRALVIADMPFLSYHISVEDSVRNAGRMIQEGNAHAVKLEGGLEVIDKVEAIVKAQIPVIGHLGLTPQSVNVMGGFKVQGKDEAQAKKIIEDAKLLEKAGAFAIVLECVPERLAKIVTESVNIPTIGIGAGKYCDGQVLVTQDMLGMFTDFTPKFVKKYSEVGASIKGGVQSYIDEMKKGLFPEEKHTFAIDEETLKKLY, encoded by the coding sequence ATGAACAGATTTACAACGGCTTCTTTTATAAAGGCAAAAAAAGATGGTGATAAGATATCTATGTTAACAGCTTATGATTATTCAATGGCCAAGCTTATAGACGAAGCAGGGGTGGATAGTATCCTTGTAGGAGACTCTATGGGTATGGTTGTACTTGGATATGAAAATACTCTGCAAGTCACAGTTGATGATATAATACATCATACTAAAGCTGTTGCAAGAGGAGCAAAAAGAGCGTTGGTTATAGCTGATATGCCATTTTTATCCTATCATATTAGCGTTGAAGATTCTGTTAGAAATGCAGGTAGAATGATTCAAGAGGGAAATGCTCATGCAGTAAAACTTGAAGGTGGTTTAGAAGTAATTGATAAGGTTGAAGCTATCGTTAAAGCACAAATCCCTGTAATAGGGCATCTTGGATTAACCCCGCAATCCGTAAATGTTATGGGTGGATTCAAAGTTCAGGGTAAGGATGAGGCTCAGGCTAAAAAAATAATAGAAGATGCAAAATTACTTGAAAAGGCTGGAGCTTTTGCTATAGTATTAGAATGTGTTCCTGAAAGGCTTGCGAAAATAGTTACGGAAAGTGTTAACATACCAACAATAGGTATTGGTGCAGGAAAGTATTGCGATGGACAAGTTCTTGTAACTCAAGATATGTTAGGAATGTTCACTGATTTTACTCCGAAATTTGTAAAGAAATACAGTGAAGTAGGAGCGAGTATTAAAGGTGGAGTTCAATCTTATATAGATGAAATGAAAAAAGGCTTATTCCCAGAGGAAAAACACACGTTTGCTATAGATGAAGAAACTCTAAAAAAACTTTACTAA